DNA from Heterodontus francisci isolate sHetFra1 chromosome 32, sHetFra1.hap1, whole genome shotgun sequence:
CATACATCTCAGTACAGACAGGGCATTCCTGCTCCATACTGCCTATTGCGACATCAACTCCAGCACACTGAGTTGTGTCAGATACATTGTGAAACAGCACAGGCCGTCTGCGCTCATCTTTCTCTTCTCCAGCTTCGCTACCTGTTGTGTGGGCCATGGCCTGACTTCCTCCACCTGCAAGGCCCACTCCTCCAGCCAGCAAAATCTTGGAGTCGACTTGTAGGTGTTCTCGGCAATCTTTCCCTGCAGCAGACAGCAGAGGTACATCGCCAAGGTCCAGCAGGGACTCTCTTGAGCCACCTCCACTCTTTCCCTGCTCTCCTGTCTCTTCTGTCCCGGTAGTTGAGGGATTTTGCTGGGAAGGAGAGCGGCTCTCTACCTGGTTGACTCCTGACGATGTCCTAGTTGGTGGGTCTTCCCCATCAGATTGTTTCTGTTGATGCACAATAGGGCTACCCCCCACAGGAGGAACAGTAACAGTCAGTGTAGCTTCGGATGCCATCTGCAGTGTTTGTAAAATCCTTTGCACATCTCTCTTACTGGCATTGTCACTATTCACCTCAATCTCAGAGATACACTGGGATTTCTCTTTCTCTTGGAGGCCACTCTCCTTGGCATCAATGGTGGTTTGGGTCCAGTTCTCAGGGCCTCGGCTGGGTAATGGGAGCCACCCCTTGATTTCCTGCTCTGCAGAAGGGTTTAGTTTCTCTGAATTCACTGATTGTCTTTCAGTCACCTTTAGGTGAATCCATTTCTCAAACGCTCCCCTCCCCTGTCCTTCACCGTTAGATTCATTCTCCTCCTGAAGATTTAGCGGAGTCTCCATTGCACTTAAGTTGATACTTATTGGTTTAGGAAAGAGAACAGTCGTCACATAATTGTAAAAATCTCTGTTCCTATGACTCCCTGTGATGTTAACTTTGACATTTACTTCTTCCTCACGGTTTGAGTTTGATGGATAAAAGCTGATGCTTGCCCAACCTCTCGTCTGAGGGCCTCGGTGTCCCTCGGCCTACCACAGTCTTTTGTGTTTGCAACCTCTCCTTGCAGCCTGACCACAATATCAAgttcagcaagagtcccagcacttgCCTGCAATGCCAGGTAGCTGTCCTCTGTCAGTGCCTTGATGTCAAACCTTGAGGACTCACAGTGCATCACATCTTCGGAGCTGATAGGTTCTTGTATCCTTGCGAACCGTCTCCCGGTCGAATTACTTCAATCTCGATTCTTCAGGAGATTGCCGCCAGTCTCGGCATTAGCTGCCCTTATAAGGTAGGTGCCAGCCTGTAGCTGTGACTCAAAGGCCCTGTGCCTGTTGGTGCTGTGTGCCAGAAAAAACATGCCTTTCTGCAAGATTAGAGAGATAGCAGGCCTCCCAGAAAATCACAGCAAGCAGTCACACGAAGGCCCCTCTGAGCAACCAATTAATGCATGCCCAAGGCCCGCGTAGGCTGGGGCGAGCTCAACAAACAATGCTGAGTACACAAATCACAAATTCAGTAGCCTGGTTGTTACTTCAGTTAACTCTTAAAAGCCTGGTATCCACATTCTACTTTGCACAATCAGGATTCGGGATTGGATGTAATCACTGGATGCTGGaagtcttcttttgggcctccttatctcgagagacaatggatatgcgcctggaggtggtcagtggtttgtgaagcagcgcgtggagtggctataaaggccaattctggagtgacaggctcttccacaggtgctgcagagaaatttgtttgttggggctgttgcacagttggctctccccttgcgcctctgtcttttttcctgccaactactaagtctcttcgactcgccacaatttagccctgtctttatggctgcccgccagctctggcgaatgctggcaactgactcccacgacttgtgatcaatgtcacacgatttcatgtcgcgtttgcagacgcgaTTGGGATTGGATGTAATCACTGGATGCTGGAAGTACTTTGAGCAATTTCAAGAACTAATGTGGAACTGCTAAGGGGGCTCAACTGCATTTAAAGGTGCTTGAACTTACTAGGGTACAATACGAGGGGTGAGAGTACCtgactgggctacagttccacagatattaacacctcACTGGGGTAGGTTCCACAGATAATGACTcctgactgggtacagttccacagatattGACTCATTCCTGGGTACAGCTCCACAGATATTGACtcgttactgggtacagttccacagatattgactcattcctgggtacagttccacagatattGACTATTTACTGGGTACAGTTCGACAGATATTGActccttactgggtacagttccacagatattGACTCCTTACTGTGTCCGAGTTCCATCGATATTGACtatttactgggtacagttccacagatattGACTTCTTACTGGCTACAGTTCCATACACATTGACTCCTTACTGGGTGCAGTTCGACAGATATTGActccttactgggtacagttccagagaTATTGACTCCATaaaggggtacaattccacagataTTCACTCGttcttgggtacagttccacagatattGACTCCTgactggatacagttccacagatatTGACTCCTTaaaggggtacaattccacagataTTGACTcgttcctgggtacagttccacagatattGTCTCCTTACTGGGTCCAGTTCCACAGATATTGCCAACTGACTGCGTACAGTTCCATAGATATTGAcaccttgctggggtacagttccacagatattGACTCCTTACTGGGTACAGTACCACAGATATGGCCTCATTCCTTGGCACATTTCCACAGATATTGACTCCTtactggggacagttccacagataTTGACTCCTTACTGGGTACCGTTCCACAGATATTGACTccttcctgggtacagttccacagatattGCCTACTAACTGGGTACAGTTACTCAGGGCAGCCCTGagtcactccactgtgagggagcagccctgagacactccactgtgagggagcatccctgagacactccattgtgtgggagcagctctgagacactccactgtgagggagcagccctgatacactccactgtgagggagcagccctgagacactccactgtgagggagcagccctgagacactccactgttagGGAGCAGCCCTGATACAATCCACtgcgagggagcagccctgagacactccattgtgcgggaacagccctgagacactccactgtgagggggcagccctgagacactccattgtgagggagcagccgtgagtcactccactgtgagggagcagaactgagacactgcactgtgagggagcagccctgagacactccattgtgagggagcagctctgagacactccattgtgagggggcagccctgagagaCTCCATTGTGAGggcgcagccctgagacactccactgtgagggggcagccctgagacaatccactgtgagggagcagccctgagacactccattgtgagggggcagccctgagacactccactgtgagggagcagtcgtGAGTCACTCCACTGTgaaggagcagccctgagacactccattgtgagggagcagcgctgagacactccattgggagggcgcagccctgagacactgtgagggagcagccctgagacactccaatgtgagggagcagccctgagacacaccactgtgagggagcagtcctgagacactccactgtgaaggGGCagtcctgagacactccactgtcagGGAGCAGtcccgagacactgtgagggagcagtccggagacactccactgtgagggagcagctctgagacactccactgtgaggtagTAGCAATGACACTGTGAAGGAGCagacctgagacactccattgtgagggagcagccctgaggcactccactgtgagggagcagccctgagacactccattgtgagggagcagccctgagaaacAACATTGTGAGGGAGCAATCctcagacactccattgtgagggagcagccctgagtcactccactgtgaggcagcagccctgagacactccattgtgagggggcagccctgacACACTCCACTGgtcgggagcagccctgagacactccactatgAGGGGGCAGCCCTTAGACACTCCACTTTGAGGGAGCagacctgagacactccactgtgagggagcagccctgagacactgcactgtgagggagcagccctgagacactgcgagggagcagtcctgagacactccactgtgagggagcagctctgagacactccactgtgagggagcagccctgatgcactcctctgtgagggagcagccccgagatactccactgtgagggagcagccctgagacactccattgtgagggggcagccccgagacactccattgtgagggagctgccccgagacactccattgtgagggagctgccctgagacactccactgtgaaggagcagccctgagacactccattgtgagggagcagccctgagacactgcactgtgagggagcagccctgagacactccattgtgagtgagcagccctgagacactccattgtgagggagcaaccctcagacactccattgtgagggagcagccctgagtcaCTCCACTGTGAGCGAGCAGCCCTGATCCACTCCACTGTTAGGGAACAGCccagagacactccactgtgagggagcagccctgagacactccactgttagggagcagccctgagccactccactgtgagggggcagccctgagacaccaccgtgagggggcagccctgagacactcctttGTGAGGGAGCAGGCCTGagtcactccattgtgagggagcagccctgagtcactccactgtgagggagcagccctgagacactccactgttcgggaacagccctgagacactccactgtgagggagcagccctgagccaCTCCACTGTGAGCGAGCAGCCCTGATCCACTCCACTGTTAGGGaatagccctgagacactccactgtgagggagcagccctgagacactccactgtgagggggcagccctgagccactccactgtgagggagcagccctgagacactccactgtgagcgaGCAGCCCTGATCCACTCCACTGTTAGGgaacagccctgagacactccactgtgagggagcagccctgagacactccactgttagGGAGCAGCCCTGAGCCACTCCACTGTGAGCGAGCAGCCCTGATCCACTCCACTGTTAGGgaacagccctgagacactccactgtgagggagcagccctgagacactccactgttagggagcagccctgagccactccactgtgagggggcagccctgagccactccactgtgagggagcagccctgagacactccactgtgagcgaGCAGCCCTGATCCACTCCACTGTTAGGgaacagccctgagacactccactgtgagggagcagccctgagacactccactgttagggagcagccctgagccactccactgtgagggggcagccctgagccactccactgtgagggggcagccctgagacactcctttGTGAGGGAGCAGGCCTGagtcactccattgtgagggagcagccctgagtcactccactgtgagggagcagccctgagacactccactgtgagggggcagccctgagacactccattgtgagggagcagccctgagtcactccattgtgagggagcagccctgagacactccactgtgagggagcagccctgagacactccattgtgagggccagccctgagtcactccactgtgagggggcagccctgagacactccattgggagggtgcagccctgagacactccactgtgaggtagTAGCAATGAGACTGTGAAGGAGCagacctgagacactccattgtgagggagcagccctgagacactccactgtg
Protein-coding regions in this window:
- the LOC137347512 gene encoding uncharacterized protein; translation: METPLNLQEENESNGEGQGRGAFEKWIHLKVTERQSVNSEKLNPSAEQEIKGWLPLPSRGPENWTQTTIDAKESGLQEKEKSQCISEIEVNSDNASKRDVQRILQTLQMASEATLTVTVPPVGGSPIVHQQKQSDGEDPPTRTSSGVNQVESRSPSQQNPSTTGTEETGEQGKSGGGSRESLLDLGDVPLLSAAGKDCREHLQVDSKILLAGGVGLAGGGSQAMAHTTGSEAGEEKDERRRPVLFHNVSDTTQCAGVDVAIGSMEQECPVCTEMYDSGTHKQALLNCNHSFCDSCVKSIMEKVGENSTSQICCPICRQRTPMPMWEIRQFQEEMTFLSRVVAGSPGAVPTHPTPRRGPCRQLEQAFRQRLQTTRSCGYLPCLRYPLWLVNVLARCDQTSSCCYLCSILLLYGLELLCLSLIFTPVIILILLFTLL